Genomic DNA from Chloroflexota bacterium:
GATAATTGATCGTTGACCACTGACAATTGGCAATTAGCCGGCCGGCCACAGCTGGCGAGCGTGCCATTTCAACGGTTTGCGCATATAGAGCTGGCGTGAGCGGATGACACCGGTCATGATTCGGGTGGTTTCTCCGGTGAATAAGTAGCCATGATGCAGGAAAAAAGCCTGGGCTGCCCGGTTCTGGGCAAGCACCGATAATACGACTGCCTCCGTCGGTGTGGCCTGCGAAAGCCAGGCTTCCAGAATGCGCAAGGCCCAGCTTGCCAGGCCCTGCCCGCGATAGGGCAAAGATACCAGAATCAACCCCAGTCTGGCGTCCAAAGGACCCGGGTCGGCGAAACGCAGGTCCACCACCCCGATCAGAGTGTCCTCCAAAGTGATGCCCAGCATGTGCCGGGCGTCATCGCAGGCTGCTTGGGCAAGATCCCCTTCAGCCTGCCCTTTTGGTGTTGCCTGGTGCGTCATGTTCTGGAAATAGTCCTGAGCAGCTTCGTAGACCGCCTGCAAATCAGGGGCCTGTGCCTGAATCAACGGGCGCAGCGTGATGGGTGGAGGGGAGTCGGCCTGTATAACTCCTGCTTCGGTAGTCATGCGCTTCATTTGGTTCTGAGCCGGGACAAATCTTTAGGTTCCGGGTTCGTCCGACCGCAGGTCACGCTGTTAGCGTGACGTGCTGGGGTTATCCGGCTGGCAGCCGGCTCGGGACGTTAGAGGGCCTCGATTTGGGCTCGCAGGTGGTTGAGCTCGGCGCCGATCGAGGCCATTTCCTCGTTGACATCCACCAGCTTTTCCCGCTCACTGCGGACAAAGCGGGTATAGGGTTGGATGGCCTCGTTGATGAGCTGGACTGATCGGCTTAACTCCTGCTCGAACTGGGTTGTCAGGGCTTCGTGCAGTTGGGTTTGCAGATCCAGAACCTTGACGCGTAGCTCCTCGCGGGCTTTGCGGCGCCGGTTGGGAAGGATATATAATCCGACCGCGGCCAGGGTGCCGGCAGCCAGGAGACCGGTCACGTCGGCCACCAGGGTGTGCAAGGCGGCCACCAGAATGGCGCCCAGTCCCAGGGCGCTCACCTCGATAATGGCGGTCTGAGCCACTGCCAGTTGAACCGAATCGGCCAGCTTGGCTGCTTCCGTTTTTTTGTCGTAGCTGGCCACCGCGCTCTGGGCCGCCCGGCCGACGGAATCCAACAACTCCCGCCGGTTCAACTCGAAATTGCCTCCGACCTGGCCGATTACTTTCTCCTTGTGCAACTCAGCCCGCCGGTTGAGGTATTCCATCACATCCTGCCACTGGCGGTATTCCCGTTCCACCATCCAGTCGATCAGCTCGCTGACCTGATTATCGATATCCTGTACCGTGTCTGCGACTACCTCCCGCTCGAAATCCTCTCGCACCTGGGCGGCGTTGAGCAGGCTGAAGATGCGACTGAAGCGAAGGGTGTCATCGAAGAATTTGACTCCCCGATCCGACATCTGGAAGAGGGTGCTGTCGATGGCGCTCAACCGGTGGCGGAAATCACGGTGCATATCCTCCTGGTAGGCGCGAAGATTGGCTTCAACCGTATCAATGGTGTCGAAATCTTCGGCCAGCACATCCAGACGAGCCTCAGTGACCTCCGAATACTCGTCGTGCAGGTGTTGGGCGATTCCCAATGGGTTGAGCAGTTTGAGCCGCAGCCTTTCCGTTTCGTCCAGCGTATCGAGAATAAAGGTTTCCAGCGGACCGAAATGGCTGGATGTCCATAACTCCAATACCGACGGGATGTTGGCTGGCTGAAAACTATCGCCCAGGGGATCCATATTCTGTTGACCGGCTGCTTCGCTTTCCCCACCAGGTATTTCGCTCTGCGTTCCTACCTGTCCATGGCTTTCAGGATGGTCTCCAGGGGTGCTGTGCGACTGCCGGTTGGCCCATTTCGCTTCCTGAGCCATTTTGGCGGAAACCAGAAATATCTCGGGCTCGATGCCCAGAAGTTTGACTGCATTTTCGGTAACGAAGCGTTGTACCTCGATAACGTCGGCGGCATCGAGAATATCGATCTTGTTGACCACGATTACTACTTTTTTGCCCCAGGCCCGGATGCGATCCATGAAAAGGCGTTCACTCTCGGCGAAGGGCCGGTCGGCGCTGGTGACAAAGAGTACCAGGTCGGAACGGGGCACGAAGTCCTCGGCGATTTCCTGGTGACGCTGAATGACCGCATTGGTACCGGGGGTGTCCACCAGATTGATATCCTGGAGCCAGTCAATTGGGCTGGTAATGATTTCCGCGTCGGCCTCAACCAGCGTGCGGGTCACCTGATCGCCATGGCGCAGGATGTGCACGCGGGTGGTCGTTGGTGTGGCCCCTTCTTTCAGGAGTTCCTGGCCGAGAAGCGCGTTGATAAAGGCCGATTTGCCTGCATTGAATTCACCGACAACCACAAGCAGAAAGAGTTCGTCCAACTGGCGCCGGGCCTGGTTGAGCCGCGCCGTATCCTCCCTGGCAGCATCCAGGCGCGCCAGGTTAACACCGAGACGCTGCAAAAGGTCCTGTTCGGTGTTGACGAGATTCTTTTCCAGGTTGCTGAGCAAGCGTCGAAGCACGGGGGGGCGACTCCCAATAAGACAGGTCTTTTTGCAGGCAGAATAACCGTCACGGCGTGACTATACCACAGGTGGAAATGGGCGGCAAAGAATCCTGGGAATTGGGAGTCCAGCTGTACCTGGCAGTGAGGCAGGTCGAGGGTTTGACCCACCCCCTGGCCCCGTCTTGAACTGGGAGGGGGAGAGGTTCAAGCTGCCCTCTCCGGGGCGGTTTCCAGGGCAGGCCTTTCGACTACCAGCCGCTGGCGGCGAAGATTCGATTTAGCAGGGTCTCGCGTTCACTCTCGGCGGCCCAGCGGGGCTGTGCGTAATCCTCGAGGATGGTGGTCAGTATCTCGGTGCTGATATGCCGTCCATCGTAGATGGTGTGGCGGGGAATCAAACCCTCCCGGGTCGGCAGACTCCACATTTGATCGAAGAAGAAGTTACCCAGGCCGTAGAGAATAAGACCACCGTCGCCGAATCCGATCGCCTGTGGTACATGGGACTGCACCCCGGTAACGATATCTGCGCCTGCGCTGCTCAACTGTTGGAAACCCGCGAGCTGGGACTGGATCGGCAGCGAGTCGTAGCTCTCTTCCCACTGCATATCGAGCAAAACCAGGTCGGCGCCCAGATCTTCCCGGGCTTCCCGGATAGCGATAGCCATCTGGTCGAAATCGTAGGGTGCAGAGCCGGGCCAATCAGGTTCCGCCCAGGCCAACTGCGGGCCGAACGAATTGGCGCCCAGGAAAACCAGGCGGTTGCCGTTGTGCTCCATGACGAGGGGTTCCAATGATTGCGCCAGGTTTACACCGCCGCCAAAGGTGGGTATGCCCTCATCGGAAAAAAAGGCCATCGATTGCTCGGAAGCTTGCCTTCCAAAGTCGTTCAGGTGGTTGCCAGTCAGACCGATCAAATCGACCCCTATGGCCCGCAAAGCCTCGATGTAGCCCGGTTTCGAGCATAAGGTCACGTTGCCCTCGGCCGCGTTAACCTGACAACCTTCGAAAAAGGGGACTTCGTTGCTGATGTGTGTGAGATCAGCCGCAGCCAGTTCCGGACCCACTTCCTCAGCCGGGTACTGGTATCCCTGTGCCTCCATTCGGGCAGCGGTGACGCGGGACATGGCTGTGACACCGGTCATGATTAGCGAGGTCAATTTGGCGGGATCGCGGTTGCTTGCAGAGCCGTTGGCCTTCAAATAGGTCCTCAGGCTGCCGGCGAGTTGCTCGGCATCCGGCTGATGGGCCAGATAAAATCGAAGGACCAGTGGATAGGTGTCGAGGTTGAAGCGGTTATTCGTCGGATCTTCACCGTTGATTGCCAGGGCGTTGACCTGCGGAAGTAGTTGGTCAAACGGAAGGACTCCCAATCGGCTGTCGTTTTCCTCCAACAAGGCAGCCAGGGCCTCGGCACTGTGTACGACCTCGATTTCAGCCGGTGGCCCCCAGAGTTGAAAAAGACCTGCGGCCGCGTCGGGCGTGACTACGAGGGCTTGCTCACCCTCTTTGGGGCCGCCCAGCCAGAGGCCCAGGAGTTGGGCGGGATCTGCCTCCACGTCGAGGCTGGCGAAACGTTTGACCGGAACATAGATTCGTTCGGCCACCGGATTGTCGACTGGCTCCGTGGTCAGCCAGAGATCCGCCTCGCTTGCGTCGGCGATGAGAGAGCTTTTTGGCTGGGCATCCAGCCAATTCTGAATGGCTATTTCCAGCTCCGGTGGGGTGGGGTTGAGCAATGCCATTTGCAGCGGCTGAGCGAGGCCCAACCTGGAGGTCAGAGATGGTTTTTTCGCCTGATCAACAGGTTGGGGTTTCGCTTCAACGGGGGACGGGTCGTCCGTCTGAGCCTGGTTCCCGTTGATCTGCTCATTCGCTGCTATGTCGGACCCATCCGCCGGGGATGGGGATGCGGCTGAGGTAGGTTCACCGGCACTCTGGGCTGGTTTGATATCCTGCCATGCCCAAAGCAGAAGAAAGATGCCCAGTACCAGCAGCAGGGCACTGATGAGCCCGAGGGTGCTTTCGTTGGTTTTTTTGAGTTGGTCCATGGAGCGTTTCCAGTCGATATCAGCCGCCTGCCGGAATCAGGCCAAAGCGAAAATCCTGACAGGACCCAATGTTGCGGTTGAAGGGAATCATTCTTGATTATAGCCGTTTTTCGGCTTATCGCAAAATACGCGCTGTTTGCCAGCATGGTCGATCTGTGGTAAACTTTTTTTGCTCTCGCCCCCATAGCTCAGTGGATAGAGCACCGGCCTCCGGAGCCGGGTGCGCTGGTTCGAGTCCAGCTGGGGGTACCAAAGGCGGTTTTCTGGGCATTCGAAAGCCGCCTTTCGTCTTCAAGACGACCGCCCGGTCGTTATAGTTCGCTCGAAATGTATAACAGGTCACGTACTAATTGTGTACGAGGCTGTATGATGGTTACGACTGCCCATCTCGATCAACAATGCGCGAATCCGTTGGATCATCTGGTTCCCCGCGGACCGATGTCGGTTTTTTCCAACGGAGCATGTGATCTGGTGAAGCAGAAAAAGAACCTCACGTTTATCCCGAACCGAGCAAGATGCTCAGGATTCTCGATGGAACTGTCCTGTTCTGGTTGTCGCGGGCAACCACAGCGAAAGCAGAGCTGAATGGCTGTGCTTTGATTGCATGGGACGTGGCTATCAGTTCTGCCAACCGGCCGATTGAGGTCGGGAAACGGGCATGAGAAAAAACATGTCGTTTTTTTCACTGGTCGATATTCTGCGGGATCGGGCCGAGAAACAGCCCGAGCGATTGGCCTATACCTTTCTCGTGGATGGCGAGACCGGGGATGGCCAGGTCTTCACTTACGCCGAACTGGACCAGCGAGCGCGTGCGATTGGAAGCTATCTGCAGCACCAATACGCCAGGGGTAGTCGGGTGCTCCTGTTGTATCCCCCTGGCCTGGAGTATGTTGCTGCCTTTTTTGGTTGCCTTTATGCCGGCCTGATCGCCGTGCCTGCCTACCCGCCGCGGCCAAGGCGTGCAATGCCTCGCATCCAGACTATTGTGGCTGACTGTCAGCCTGCGGTGGCGCTGACTACGTCTCGCATTCTGTCCAATATCCAGGAACGGTTGAGTGGCATGCCTGACATGGCCGCCTTGGATTGGTTGGACAGCGGTATCCTGGATCCCGACCTGGCGGATCATTGGAAGCATCCTCAGACCAGCGGAGAAGACCTGGCTTATCTGCAATACACCTCGGGCTCGACCTCAGACCCGAAAGGTGTCATGGTCAGCCACGCCAATCTGGATTATACGATCAGCGATTTGATCCAGGGCTGGGAAAAAAGGGAGGAGAGCGTGATGGTCACGTGGCTGCCTCCTTTCCACGATTTGGGCCTGATCTACGGTATCCTGCAGCCGATTTATGGCGGGTTTCCCTGCATTATGATGGCGCCTGTTTCTTTCATCCAACGTCCATTCCGCTGGCTTGAGGCGATTTCACACTATCGGGGTACCCACAGCGCTGCGCCGAACTTCGCCTTCGAGCTTTGCCTGAGCAAAGTCAAGCCTGAGCAACGTGCGACTCTTGACCTCAGCAGTTGGCTCATCGCTCTCAATGGCGCAGAGCCAATCCGCAGGGATACCATGGAGAGGTTTGCCGAGACCTATGCTTCCACCGGATTCAAGTGGTCTGCTTTCACCCCAGCCTACGGATTGGCGGAGGCCACGCTTCAGGTTACGGGAGTGTTGGCCGATAGTTCCGTAGTCGATGTGACCCTGGAAACTGCTACCCTGGAAAAACATTGTGTAGTGGAGGCGAGTCGCGGGCAGAAAGATACCCGGGTTCTGGTCGGGTATGATGCGTCGATCATGGAAACCAGGTGGCGAATAGTCGACCCCGAGGCTCTGACAGAATGCGGTCCCGACCAAGTTGGCGAAATCTGGATAGCGGGGCCAGGGGTAGCCAGGGGCTACTGGAATCGACCGGAGGCAACAATTGAGACCTTCAGCGCCCATCTGGCGGATACGGGTGAAGGGCCTTTTCTGCGCACAGGTGATCTGGGATTTGTGAAGGACGGCCATCTGTTCGTAACCGGTCGCATCAAGGACCTGATCATCGTTCGGGGGCGCAACCACTATCCCCAGGATATCGAGTTGACAGCCGAGCAGAGCCATTCGGCCTTGCGCCTGGGATGTGGTGCAGCCTTTGCCGTCGAAGTGAACGGCGAGGAGCGGGCGGCCATTGTCTATGAACTGCGACGTGAGCAGCGCCGTGCCGATATCCAGGAAGTCACCGACGCGATAGTTCAAGCTGTGGCTTTTGAGCATGAATTGCAGCTCCACGCGGTGGCACTCATGCTGCCGGGCCAGGTACCCAAAACCTCCAGCGGCAAGATACAGCGTCATGCCTGTCGTCGCAAGTTTCTGGCAGGTGAGTTTGAACTTCTGGGGCAATGGGCGCAACCGGTGGAGGAAGGGATATCTTCATCTCCAGATATCGGGAACAACTCTGAGGTGCGGTTTGCTATAGATGGAAATGGTACCTATGACGAGGTTCAGGACTGGTTAATAGCCCGCGTAGCTGAACGGGTTCAAGTGTCCCCGCAGCGTATCGACGTGCAGCGACCATTGGATCGTTATGGGCTGGACTCTCTTGGCGCCGTTGCCATCACGGGCGAACTGGCGGCATGGCTGGGACGGGATCTTTCGCCGACGCTGTTCTACGATTATCCCACCGTGCAGTCGATCACCCGGCATCTCGCCTGTGATGCTCCGGGCTCCGTCGTGGACGCTGATGAAACAGACGGCAACTCAATGGCTGCGGGACAGGGAGCCTACACTGAGATTGCGACAGGCGTGTCTTTTCCACCGGCGGTTTCGGTCGGTGCGCCGGCGATTGGGAGAGAACCGCCGCAGAAGAGGTGGACTTCCTTGATGCCGCTGCGGGAAAAAGGCTCCAGGATACCGTTATTTGTAGTACCACCTGGTGCCAGTACTGTTTTGAGTTTTGGCCAACTGGTAAATCACCTGGACGGGGACCAACCTGTGTATGGTTTCCAGCCATTGGGAATGGATGGCCAGTATCCGCCTCACTTCCGGGTTGAGGAAATGGCAGCCCATTACATCAGGGAAATGATGACCGTTCAATCAACGGGTCCTTATCTGCTTGCCGGACGCTGTTTTGGCGGCCTGGTTGCCTTCGAGATGGCTCAACAATTGCAGGCCCAGGGAGAGGAAGTAGCAATGCTTGCCATTCTCGATACGCTGCAACCTCCCAAGCCTGCCTGGCTTCGCAATGGTTCATCCGGTGATCTGGAGGTCGGATCCGGCCGATTTCACCGGTTGTTTCGCCGATGGGGCCAGCGTCTTTATCTGTTTCTGAAGCGGGTAACGATCACGGAAGCTTTTTCCCTGTACCTGGTGAGAAGCCAGGACCCTGAACTGAAATCGCCGACGGCGCTCGGCCGAGATGGTTGGAACATCCGAAATACGACAAGGGCGCACTACGAAGCCAATGAACTTTACCTGCCCAGCCTGTACGATGGCCGCCTGACCCTTTTTTCCAATTCAGGCCATACAGGCAGTCACCAACTCAATTGGGCGGCTCTGACAGGGAAAGCTGTGGATATCCACATCGTGCCCGGTAACCATTTTACGATGTTCGACGAACCCCACGTGCAGGTTCTGGCAGAGGCGCTAACCTGCAGTATCAAGGACGCGTTGTCATCGGGCGCGTCGCAAGACGATGGAGCGACGTTCTTATCCACTCTTGACGAGGGAGGGAGCAGCCCTTCGCCAGCAGTGGATGCAGCCACGATTCATGTGACCGGGGTGGAACGCATTTGCGAAGTGCCCCGCAACGAGTTGGAACGCCAGATCTGCGAAGCCACGGAAACGGTATTTGGACTACATTCCAGAAGCGTCAACGATAGTATACTGGACCTTCAGCCCAAACCATTTGCAGTGGCGTATCTTCTGGCCGAGCTGGGGCGGCGCACCGGCAAGCCAATTTCGATGGCGTCATTGGTCCAGGCCCCAACGCCGGCTCAACTGGCCGATTCGGCACGCGAGAACCACACTTCTGAGTGCTGCCGGTCGCTGGTAGGCATTCAACCCGACGGACCGAGGCCTCCCTTCTTTCTCGTGCCAGATATCGACCGGACTGTTGTCAGTCTGCTTGAGTTAGGCCGACTGATCGGTCGTCAGCAACCATGCTATGGCCTTCAACCCCTTGGTCTGGAAAGGGGCCAGCGTCCTCACACCACGGTGGAGGAAATGGCAGCGTTCTACGTTCAGGAAATGCGCAGGATCCATCCATCTGGCCCCTATTCTCTTGGAGGAATTGGCTTTGGTGGCGTCGTGGCCTTCGAGATGGCTCAGCAGCTAAGCGAATCAAGGGATGATGTGGCGTTTCTGGCGGTGCTTGATACCATGATTCCTCCCAACGCTACCTTTCAGCTGTGGTATCCCCCAACCTCGCCAGGCATGCAAGAAACAGCGCCCGGTTGGTTTGTTCAACGGCTGATCGGCCGGCTTGTCTACCGGTGGCAGATTCGGCAGTATCGCCATAGGATTCCGCGTCGGGCGCTTTCCAAAATGGCGTGGCAGCAGCGTATCAACTACCGCTTCAGCCCGACGACACGCCGAATCCAGACAATGCTGACCGCCCATTTCGTGGCGCGGCTTCGCTATCAGCCCAAGGTCTATCCAGGCCCGATTGCGCTGTTTTCAAATTCGTTGCATCCCGGTGCTCACCAGATCAAGTGGGCAATGTTGACTGATGTCGGCATGGAGATCGAGGTGATCCCGGGCAACCATAGTACGATCTTCCAGCAGCCCAATGTCAGCGAGCTTGCCAGAAGACTTGAGATGCATCTTGTTGGAATTGCTCCTGTTGCTTGCGAATAGGAGGAGGTTTGTCATGCTCAGCGACTTTCGAATGCTAGTAACCACTCCAACGCGGCAGCTGGACCCGTCGTTAGCCATTGCAGCATCCCGAGCTGGCGGGCTGGGCATCCTTGATCTGGAATACATCACCGATGTGGATGCTGCTCGTCGGGCTATGGCTCGCCTGGAACGCTATGCCAAAGGGCCGTATGGTATCAAATCCGGCTATCATCAAGAGGACCTGCTTTCAGCAATCACCGGTGGAGAGTATTCTCAACTGGCGCTGGTTATCTTATCGATTCAGGGCGTTGTAGACCACCGGGCCTTGCAGTGTCAGATCGAGGCCATCCAGGCCAGTGGCCGGCAGGTGTTCCTGGAGATCAGCAATGGTTCTCTTGCCAGTCTCGGTGAATCTCTGGCCGTCGATGGGCTGGTCGCCAAAGGGCAGGAAGCGGGCGGCTATGTAGGCGAAGAAACGACCTTTGTTCTGCTTCAACACTGCCTTTCTCACACTTCCCTGGCCGTATATGCCCACGGTGGGATCGGCCTGCACACAGCCGCTGCCTGTTATGCTGCCGGCGCTGCCGGCATCGTTCTGGATGCTCAGCTGGCCCTGGCGAGGGAATCGGCGTTGCCGCAACCGGTCAAGGCTGCCATCGCGGAAATGGATGGCAGTGAGACGGTCAGTCTGGGCGGCAATTTGGGCCAGGCTTGCCGTGTTTTCAGCCGGCCGCATATGGAAGTTGCCTGCCAATTGGCCGACGAAGCCACGACCCTCGACGGCAAATCTCTCGAGGATCGAAAGAGCTGGCTTCTTTCCCTCGAGCACTGCATTGGATGGGGTTCGCTGACGGAAGCTGCCTGGCCGCTGGGACAGGATGCGGCATTTGCCTCACCATTGGCCCAGAGGTACGGTACCGTCGGCGGTATCCTGGAAGCCTTTCGGCATAGCGTGCAACAACACGTTGAGGCAGCTACGGCGACACGTCCGCTGGACGCCGGCTCGTCCCTGGCTCAGTCGCACCGTACGCGCTATCCCATCGTTCAGGGACCGATGACGCGTGTCAGCGATATTGCCCAATTTGCCCTCGATGTTGCCGAGGCTGGAGGCCTGCCTTTTCTGGCCCTTGCCCTGATGCGCAAAGAGCAGGCTCTGCCGGTCCTGGAGGAGACCAAGGGTCTGCTGGGCGACCACCCATGGGGTGTGGGGATTCTGGGATTCGTGCCTGCCGGGATCCGCGCGGAGCAGTTGGAAGCGATTGGGACGGTTGGTCCGGATTTCGCCATCATCGCGGGTGGCCGGCCCGATCAAGCCAGGGCCCTGGAGCAGGAGGGCACATCGACCTATCTGCACGTTCCCTCGCCGGGACTGTTGAGTCTCTTCCTTGCCGAGGGTGCGAAGCGTTTTATCTTCGAGGGCCGCGAATGTGGAGGCCACGTCGGGCCCAGGTCCAGTTTTGTGCTTTGGAACTTGATGATCGATGTGCTGGTGCAGCACCTGGAGGATTCCGGGTCCGAGCCTGCGGAGTATCATGTGCTTTTCGCCGGCGGTGTGCACGACTCGCTGTCGTCACTCATGGTTTCAAGTCTGGCTGCCACGTTGGCCGAACGGGGCGTTCGTTTGGGCGTCTTGATGGGCACCGCGTACCTGTTTACTGAGGAGGCGGTGAGCTCGGGCGCCATCAAGGCCCGCTACCAACGGGAGGCGATCGAGAGCCGCAATACGGTGGTGGTTGAGACCGGAATCGGCCACGTAACACGTTGCCTGCCAACTCCCTTTGTCGATGCCTTCACCGAAAAAAAGCGCAGCCTGGTTCGGGAGGGAGCTGACAGCGGCCGCGTTCGGGATGAGTTGGAGTACCTGAACGTCGGACGTTTGCGGATGGCAAGCAAGGGGATCAACCGCAACCCGGTTTACGGTGAGAAACCGGAGGCCCATAAGTACGTCGAGCTCGACGAGAAGGAACAGCACGAGCAGGGCATGTACATGATCGGCCAGGTCGCCGGCCTGCGGGATCAGGTATGCACGATCGAAGAACTACACCGGGAGGTGTCGGTCAACGGTTCCCAGCGCCTGGAGAGCCTGGCTGCGGGCCACGTTCAACCGGTTGCAGCCGGCGTAGAGCGCCAGCCCGCCCGAATTGCCATCGTGGGTATTTCGACCGTGTTGCCGGGTGCCGAGAACCTGCAGGTTTACTGGGAAAACATCCTTGACAAGGTCGATGCGATCAGCGAGATTCCTGCGGAGCGCTTTGACT
This window encodes:
- a CDS encoding dynamin family protein, which produces MLRRLLSNLEKNLVNTEQDLLQRLGVNLARLDAAREDTARLNQARRQLDELFLLVVVGEFNAGKSAFINALLGQELLKEGATPTTTRVHILRHGDQVTRTLVEADAEIITSPIDWLQDINLVDTPGTNAVIQRHQEIAEDFVPRSDLVLFVTSADRPFAESERLFMDRIRAWGKKVVIVVNKIDILDAADVIEVQRFVTENAVKLLGIEPEIFLVSAKMAQEAKWANRQSHSTPGDHPESHGQVGTQSEIPGGESEAAGQQNMDPLGDSFQPANIPSVLELWTSSHFGPLETFILDTLDETERLRLKLLNPLGIAQHLHDEYSEVTEARLDVLAEDFDTIDTVEANLRAYQEDMHRDFRHRLSAIDSTLFQMSDRGVKFFDDTLRFSRIFSLLNAAQVREDFEREVVADTVQDIDNQVSELIDWMVEREYRQWQDVMEYLNRRAELHKEKVIGQVGGNFELNRRELLDSVGRAAQSAVASYDKKTEAAKLADSVQLAVAQTAIIEVSALGLGAILVAALHTLVADVTGLLAAGTLAAVGLYILPNRRRKAREELRVKVLDLQTQLHEALTTQFEQELSRSVQLINEAIQPYTRFVRSEREKLVDVNEEMASIGAELNHLRAQIEAL
- a CDS encoding CapA family protein; this translates as MDQLKKTNESTLGLISALLLVLGIFLLLWAWQDIKPAQSAGEPTSAASPSPADGSDIAANEQINGNQAQTDDPSPVEAKPQPVDQAKKPSLTSRLGLAQPLQMALLNPTPPELEIAIQNWLDAQPKSSLIADASEADLWLTTEPVDNPVAERIYVPVKRFASLDVEADPAQLLGLWLGGPKEGEQALVVTPDAAAGLFQLWGPPAEIEVVHSAEALAALLEENDSRLGVLPFDQLLPQVNALAINGEDPTNNRFNLDTYPLVLRFYLAHQPDAEQLAGSLRTYLKANGSASNRDPAKLTSLIMTGVTAMSRVTAARMEAQGYQYPAEEVGPELAAADLTHISNEVPFFEGCQVNAAEGNVTLCSKPGYIEALRAIGVDLIGLTGNHLNDFGRQASEQSMAFFSDEGIPTFGGGVNLAQSLEPLVMEHNGNRLVFLGANSFGPQLAWAEPDWPGSAPYDFDQMAIAIREAREDLGADLVLLDMQWEESYDSLPIQSQLAGFQQLSSAGADIVTGVQSHVPQAIGFGDGGLILYGLGNFFFDQMWSLPTREGLIPRHTIYDGRHISTEILTTILEDYAQPRWAAESERETLLNRIFAASGW
- a CDS encoding AMP-binding protein; this translates as MSFFSLVDILRDRAEKQPERLAYTFLVDGETGDGQVFTYAELDQRARAIGSYLQHQYARGSRVLLLYPPGLEYVAAFFGCLYAGLIAVPAYPPRPRRAMPRIQTIVADCQPAVALTTSRILSNIQERLSGMPDMAALDWLDSGILDPDLADHWKHPQTSGEDLAYLQYTSGSTSDPKGVMVSHANLDYTISDLIQGWEKREESVMVTWLPPFHDLGLIYGILQPIYGGFPCIMMAPVSFIQRPFRWLEAISHYRGTHSAAPNFAFELCLSKVKPEQRATLDLSSWLIALNGAEPIRRDTMERFAETYASTGFKWSAFTPAYGLAEATLQVTGVLADSSVVDVTLETATLEKHCVVEASRGQKDTRVLVGYDASIMETRWRIVDPEALTECGPDQVGEIWIAGPGVARGYWNRPEATIETFSAHLADTGEGPFLRTGDLGFVKDGHLFVTGRIKDLIIVRGRNHYPQDIELTAEQSHSALRLGCGAAFAVEVNGEERAAIVYELRREQRRADIQEVTDAIVQAVAFEHELQLHAVALMLPGQVPKTSSGKIQRHACRRKFLAGEFELLGQWAQPVEEGISSSPDIGNNSEVRFAIDGNGTYDEVQDWLIARVAERVQVSPQRIDVQRPLDRYGLDSLGAVAITGELAAWLGRDLSPTLFYDYPTVQSITRHLACDAPGSVVDADETDGNSMAAGQGAYTEIATGVSFPPAVSVGAPAIGREPPQKRWTSLMPLREKGSRIPLFVVPPGASTVLSFGQLVNHLDGDQPVYGFQPLGMDGQYPPHFRVEEMAAHYIREMMTVQSTGPYLLAGRCFGGLVAFEMAQQLQAQGEEVAMLAILDTLQPPKPAWLRNGSSGDLEVGSGRFHRLFRRWGQRLYLFLKRVTITEAFSLYLVRSQDPELKSPTALGRDGWNIRNTTRAHYEANELYLPSLYDGRLTLFSNSGHTGSHQLNWAALTGKAVDIHIVPGNHFTMFDEPHVQVLAEALTCSIKDALSSGASQDDGATFLSTLDEGGSSPSPAVDAATIHVTGVERICEVPRNELERQICEATETVFGLHSRSVNDSILDLQPKPFAVAYLLAELGRRTGKPISMASLVQAPTPAQLADSARENHTSECCRSLVGIQPDGPRPPFFLVPDIDRTVVSLLELGRLIGRQQPCYGLQPLGLERGQRPHTTVEEMAAFYVQEMRRIHPSGPYSLGGIGFGGVVAFEMAQQLSESRDDVAFLAVLDTMIPPNATFQLWYPPTSPGMQETAPGWFVQRLIGRLVYRWQIRQYRHRIPRRALSKMAWQQRINYRFSPTTRRIQTMLTAHFVARLRYQPKVYPGPIALFSNSLHPGAHQIKWAMLTDVGMEIEVIPGNHSTIFQQPNVSELARRLEMHLVGIAPVACE
- a CDS encoding GNAT family N-acetyltransferase; the protein is MKRMTTEAGVIQADSPPPITLRPLIQAQAPDLQAVYEAAQDYFQNMTHQATPKGQAEGDLAQAACDDARHMLGITLEDTLIGVVDLRFADPGPLDARLGLILVSLPYRGQGLASWALRILEAWLSQATPTEAVVLSVLAQNRAAQAFFLHHGYLFTGETTRIMTGVIRSRQLYMRKPLKWHARQLWPAG